A section of the Spirosoma pollinicola genome encodes:
- a CDS encoding carboxymuconolactone decarboxylase family protein produces MTTTQNETVVSLLNLVGLDTAGEHPALDALAQADHRYLRDLKINVGNVLNSTQTLTKKEALLLALSVAVNEKYQPLIDSLTSAAKQEGTSDAEIAETIACTSLLSTNNVFYRFRHFISKDYYQQTQPGIRMSIMMNPVLGKEFFELMSLAVSAVNGCELCVRSHEESVLKHGATEARIFDAIRLVSVIKGFITLL; encoded by the coding sequence ATGACAACTACCCAAAACGAAACTGTTGTATCGCTGCTGAATTTGGTAGGGCTGGATACCGCTGGCGAACATCCCGCGCTTGATGCGTTGGCGCAAGCCGATCATCGCTACCTGCGTGATCTGAAAATCAACGTTGGCAATGTGCTGAACAGCACCCAGACGCTAACGAAAAAAGAAGCCTTGTTACTGGCTTTGTCTGTTGCTGTTAATGAAAAATATCAACCTCTGATTGATTCATTGACGAGTGCCGCCAAGCAGGAAGGTACCAGCGACGCCGAAATCGCTGAAACCATTGCCTGTACGTCTTTGCTGAGCACAAACAATGTATTTTATCGGTTCCGTCACTTCATCAGCAAAGATTATTACCAGCAGACACAGCCGGGTATTCGCATGAGTATCATGATGAATCCGGTGCTGGGTAAAGAGTTTTTTGAACTTATGAGTCTGGCCGTATCGGCGGTTAATGGTTGCGAATTGTGCGTTCGGTCACACGAAGAGAGCGTCCTGAAACACGGTGCCACCGAAGCCCGCATTTTCGATGCTATTCGACTTGTGTCGGTAATCAAAGGCTTTATTACGTTGCTGTAA
- a CDS encoding phosphatase domain-containing protein, translating into MKKVLILSGLSGSGKSTFAKRFCLENPNWLRVNRDDLRRSLLPVSLTEYWQTWPDREKDRIEVLVSELQKTTILEGLARGWHVLIDNTNLRLSYFNEFRRMLTAKFDAVEISYKLLDIPVAECIQRDKYRDDSIGETGILRQAEQLAALKRTFNFQTEVLTRSPAFVRKQDETLTRCVLVDIDGTVALRGDRSPFAWHRVGIDAPNWPIIRLVQALRASGYLVVFLSGRDAVCRAETMAWLEQYFSWQPADYQLLMRPQNDNRKDALVKHELFDQHIAGQYYVELVVDDRQQVVDMWRQTLGLTCVQVEYGNF; encoded by the coding sequence ATGAAAAAAGTGCTCATTCTATCGGGGCTAAGCGGTAGCGGCAAATCAACGTTTGCCAAACGGTTTTGCCTGGAGAATCCAAACTGGCTGCGTGTCAATCGCGACGACCTGCGTCGCAGTTTGCTCCCCGTTTCGCTGACTGAGTATTGGCAAACCTGGCCAGATCGTGAGAAAGATCGAATCGAAGTCCTCGTTAGTGAATTACAAAAAACAACCATTCTGGAAGGTTTAGCGCGGGGCTGGCACGTGCTGATCGACAACACGAATCTGAGATTGAGTTACTTCAATGAGTTCCGACGGATGCTTACGGCCAAATTCGATGCGGTCGAAATCAGCTACAAACTGCTGGACATACCTGTGGCTGAGTGTATTCAACGCGATAAGTACCGTGACGATTCGATAGGAGAGACCGGTATTTTACGGCAAGCCGAACAGTTGGCCGCCTTGAAACGAACGTTCAATTTTCAGACGGAGGTACTTACGCGCAGCCCTGCCTTTGTGCGTAAACAGGATGAAACCTTAACTCGTTGTGTGCTTGTCGATATTGACGGTACGGTTGCGCTGCGGGGAGATCGCTCACCTTTTGCCTGGCATCGGGTAGGGATCGACGCACCCAATTGGCCAATTATCCGACTGGTACAGGCATTGCGGGCGTCGGGTTATCTGGTTGTGTTTCTCTCGGGTCGAGATGCTGTCTGCCGAGCCGAGACGATGGCCTGGCTCGAGCAGTATTTTAGCTGGCAACCAGCCGATTACCAACTCCTCATGCGTCCACAAAACGATAACCGGAAAGACGCACTGGTCAAACATGAATTATTCGACCAGCATATTGCCGGGCAGTATTATGTCGAACTGGTTGTTGACGACCGCCAGCAAGTTGTAGATATGTGGCGGCAAACCCTGGGGCTAACCTGCGTGCAGGTAGAATATGGTAATTTTTAG
- the nadE gene encoding NAD(+) synthase, which translates to MKLLKVAAGVLNQIPLAWEHNKQNIIDAIEEAQRQNVSLLCLPEFCISGYGCEDAFFAQNTIDQSIASLLEIVEHTNDIVVAVGLPLRHNNRTFDTACLIANKRILGFTAKQYLANNGVHYETRWFQPWPAYVRDEIKIGEFMYPFGDVVYDLSGVRIGFEICEDAWVASRPGRILYERGIDIILNPTASHFAFLKSQVRERFVVDASRAFGVSYVYSNMLGNESGRMIYDGDAMVASNGELLVSGPRLSYEDFLIVPAVVDVEATRLNQTQNRANIALAYPNLRVSDRFDWPEIAPVIQKAQLEGWERGGYLKEEEFARAVALGLFDYLRKSRSQGYVLSLSGGADSSSIAALVFLMIRMAVENIGMDGVKKKLGYIKAIQDCKTPEEVIGKLLTVMYQGTENSSDDTYNSAKELADDIGAKFLNININGLVETYTGLIEEQLGRKLSWDTDDLALQNIQARVRAPSIWMLANINNALLLTTSNRSEAAVGYATMDGDTSGSISPITGIDKHFLRGWLRWLETVGLNVKNAPEPTDRTSLATSPTAPDELIKVKGLNAVNSLQPTAELRPLDKKQTDEDDLMPYDVLNSIEESAIRDKQSPVEVLKLMEVRYAGAHDRDKLVIWVERFFKLWSRNQWKRERYAPSFHLDDHNLDPRSWCRFPILSGGFEKELAEMRDWANEQKPNGRKGNPARGKIGF; encoded by the coding sequence ATGAAACTCCTTAAAGTAGCCGCTGGTGTCCTGAATCAAATCCCGCTTGCGTGGGAGCACAACAAGCAAAATATCATTGATGCCATCGAAGAAGCCCAACGGCAGAACGTCAGTTTGCTGTGTCTGCCCGAATTCTGTATTTCGGGCTATGGTTGCGAGGATGCGTTTTTTGCTCAGAATACCATCGACCAGTCCATTGCGTCACTCCTGGAAATCGTTGAACATACGAATGACATCGTCGTGGCTGTGGGACTGCCCCTGCGCCACAACAACCGAACGTTCGATACGGCCTGTTTAATTGCCAACAAGCGGATTCTGGGATTCACGGCCAAACAGTATCTGGCCAATAACGGCGTCCATTACGAAACGCGCTGGTTCCAGCCCTGGCCTGCCTATGTTCGGGATGAGATCAAAATCGGGGAGTTTATGTATCCCTTTGGCGATGTGGTCTATGATTTGTCAGGGGTTCGTATTGGGTTTGAGATTTGTGAAGACGCCTGGGTGGCCAGCCGTCCGGGGCGGATTCTGTACGAGCGGGGAATTGATATTATCCTGAACCCAACCGCCAGTCATTTTGCCTTTCTGAAATCGCAGGTGCGCGAACGGTTTGTGGTCGATGCCTCGCGGGCGTTTGGCGTTAGCTACGTGTATTCCAATATGCTGGGGAACGAATCGGGCCGGATGATTTACGATGGCGATGCGATGGTTGCCTCCAATGGTGAACTGCTGGTATCGGGTCCGCGCCTGAGTTATGAAGATTTCTTGATCGTTCCGGCGGTTGTTGACGTCGAAGCTACCCGCCTGAACCAGACTCAAAATCGCGCAAATATTGCGCTTGCCTACCCGAATCTGCGGGTTTCCGATCGCTTCGACTGGCCCGAAATCGCACCCGTTATTCAGAAAGCACAACTCGAAGGCTGGGAGCGGGGCGGCTACCTGAAAGAAGAAGAATTTGCGCGGGCTGTTGCGCTTGGTCTGTTCGATTACCTGCGTAAAAGCCGTTCGCAGGGCTATGTGCTCTCCCTGAGCGGTGGCGCCGATTCATCGTCCATTGCGGCCCTTGTTTTCCTGATGATTCGGATGGCGGTTGAGAACATCGGCATGGATGGTGTCAAGAAAAAACTTGGCTATATCAAAGCGATTCAGGACTGCAAAACGCCTGAAGAGGTAATTGGTAAACTGCTGACAGTGATGTATCAGGGTACCGAAAACTCATCGGACGATACGTACAACTCGGCGAAAGAGCTGGCCGACGACATTGGTGCAAAATTCCTGAACATCAATATCAACGGGTTGGTGGAAACCTATACAGGCTTGATTGAAGAGCAGTTGGGCCGCAAATTGTCGTGGGATACCGACGATCTGGCGCTGCAAAATATACAGGCACGGGTGCGGGCTCCGAGTATCTGGATGCTGGCTAATATTAATAACGCTTTGCTGCTCACCACCTCGAACCGCTCTGAAGCCGCCGTTGGTTATGCGACGATGGATGGCGATACGTCGGGCAGTATTTCGCCCATAACCGGCATCGACAAGCATTTTTTACGGGGCTGGCTGCGCTGGCTCGAAACCGTGGGACTGAACGTTAAAAACGCGCCCGAACCCACCGACCGAACCAGTCTGGCTACCAGCCCGACGGCACCTGATGAACTGATTAAAGTGAAAGGGTTGAATGCCGTGAATAGCCTGCAACCCACCGCCGAGCTCCGGCCGCTGGACAAAAAACAAACCGACGAAGACGACCTGATGCCCTACGATGTGCTGAATTCTATTGAAGAGTCGGCCATTCGCGACAAGCAATCGCCGGTTGAAGTATTGAAATTGATGGAAGTACGCTATGCCGGTGCGCACGACCGCGACAAGCTGGTGATTTGGGTGGAGCGATTCTTCAAACTCTGGAGTCGCAATCAGTGGAAGCGTGAACGCTACGCCCCCTCGTTCCACCTCGACGATCATAACCTCGACCCCCGTTCGTGGTGCCGCTTCCCAATCCTGTCGGGCGGTTTCGAGAAAGAACTCGCCGAGATGCGCGATTGGGCGAATGAACAGAAGCCCAATGGACGGAAAGGCAATCCAGCCCGGGGCAAAATTGGGTTTTAA
- a CDS encoding DMT family transporter, translating into MRQLLPGLLFAALWASASVATKFGVQSVHPLILATVRFFIAGGGMLMFAYGIQRVQNAWPKGIEWRQLTIFALLNTTIYLGAFVLALKQVSAGIGSLSTATNPLFIALLSALWLRKMPTLYQISGLLLGLVGVGVATYPLLQNSYATVEGLLILLGGMVSVSAATVYYASIKWRLPDLVINGWQVLLGGILILPFTLLTADFSNAHYDERFWLSVFWLIVPVSVGALQLWFYLVRQDAIRASLWLFLCPIFGFAYSYFLMGEPITSYTIVGTGLVIGGLWLGRRQ; encoded by the coding sequence GTGCGTCAACTCCTCCCCGGTCTTCTCTTTGCCGCCCTATGGGCATCGGCCTCTGTGGCTACTAAATTTGGTGTGCAGTCGGTGCATCCGCTCATCCTGGCTACCGTTCGGTTTTTTATAGCCGGGGGCGGCATGCTCATGTTTGCCTACGGCATTCAGCGTGTACAAAACGCCTGGCCGAAGGGCATAGAATGGCGGCAGCTTACCATTTTTGCGCTGCTCAATACAACTATTTATCTCGGTGCGTTTGTGCTGGCGCTTAAGCAGGTATCGGCCGGAATCGGTAGCTTGTCTACAGCAACGAATCCGCTGTTTATCGCGCTGCTGTCGGCCCTCTGGCTGCGCAAAATGCCGACCTTATATCAGATTAGTGGGCTACTGCTGGGTCTGGTGGGGGTTGGCGTAGCCACTTACCCACTGCTTCAAAATAGCTACGCTACAGTTGAGGGCCTATTGATCCTGCTGGGTGGAATGGTTTCGGTTTCGGCTGCCACAGTCTATTATGCCAGTATCAAATGGCGGCTTCCTGATTTGGTTATCAATGGCTGGCAGGTATTACTGGGTGGTATATTGATACTGCCCTTCACGCTCCTGACTGCCGATTTTAGCAATGCGCACTACGACGAACGATTCTGGTTGTCCGTATTCTGGCTTATTGTACCCGTGTCAGTAGGGGCTTTGCAACTTTGGTTTTACCTCGTTCGTCAAGATGCCATTCGGGCTTCTCTGTGGCTGTTTCTTTGCCCGATCTTTGGGTTCGCCTATTCTTACTTCCTTATGGGTGAACCCATCACAAGCTACACCATTGTTGGCACTGGGCTGGTGATCGGGGGGCTTTGGCTGGGGCGGAGGCAGTAG
- a CDS encoding S9 family peptidase yields the protein MLHNLTAKQSRWLLCILWLAFSLAGYAQDAPAYQTPPKALADLVTAPLTPNVSMSSKGDMMLILEQAAAPGIAELAQPELKLAGLRLNPANTGPSRVRYVTGLKIKKLTDKDDKAITGLPATSLISFVQWAPDGTKIAFANSTNSQIDLYVADVATATAQKVGSLALNATLGMPYHWVSDSKSLIVKTVPANRGPASEVSRVPSGPTTQENVAGSRGQAPTYQDLLKSPSDERQFAFHTTAQVVRMSLDGTTTNIGQPGIIRSAEPSPDGKYVMVETVHTPFSYLVPVGRFPLKTEIYAMAGSLVKSLNDGPLQESVPYSPDGAPTGPRDFNWRADAPASVYYTVAQDKGDPKVKADIRDKVFMIDAPFSAQPKEIYAAQFRFENFDWGTESTALATERWWQTRKTITKTVNPADWQTAVLFDRSYEDRYNNPGQPDMKHNQYGREVLNLLPSGDILMLNAVGSSPQGDRPFVSLLNLKTKQSRELWRSAAPYFEQPIAVLDAGRQVILTTRETPDENPNYFVRNLKARIAPIQASFFPHPYPQLKGIQKQQLRYKRADGVELTATLYLPVGYKKEQGPLPTFLWAYPAEFKSKEAASQVSGSPYQFNRISYWGGAAFVTMGYAILDNASIPIVGEGDKEPNDTYVEQLVSSAKAAIDEGVRLGVVDSSRVGVGGHSYGAFMTANLLSNSKLFKAGIARSGAYNRTLTPFGFQNEQRSYWQAPDVYNKMSPFMNADKMKTPLLLVHGEADNNTGTFPIQSERYYNALKGFGATTRLVFLPYESHGYTAKESLLHMLWEMNGWMDKYVKNPAPAAQTNKAGKVGGGNNEK from the coding sequence ATGCTTCACAACCTGACCGCTAAACAAAGCCGATGGCTTTTATGTATTTTATGGCTTGCGTTTTCGCTTGCGGGCTATGCCCAGGATGCGCCCGCCTACCAAACCCCACCCAAAGCGCTGGCTGATCTGGTGACGGCACCCCTCACCCCGAACGTGAGTATGTCATCGAAAGGGGATATGATGCTTATTCTGGAACAGGCTGCAGCTCCCGGTATAGCCGAACTGGCACAGCCTGAACTCAAACTGGCGGGTCTGCGGCTGAACCCGGCCAACACCGGCCCCAGCCGTGTTCGCTACGTTACGGGGCTAAAAATTAAAAAACTGACTGATAAAGACGATAAAGCAATAACGGGCCTGCCTGCTACGTCCCTCATTAGCTTCGTTCAATGGGCGCCCGATGGAACGAAGATTGCCTTTGCCAATTCGACTAACAGCCAGATCGACCTGTACGTAGCCGATGTTGCTACGGCCACAGCCCAAAAAGTTGGCTCCCTGGCACTCAATGCAACACTGGGGATGCCGTATCATTGGGTATCAGACAGCAAAAGCCTGATCGTGAAAACGGTTCCGGCCAACCGTGGCCCCGCTTCGGAAGTGAGCCGGGTGCCCAGCGGACCAACTACGCAGGAGAACGTGGCGGGTTCACGGGGGCAGGCACCCACCTATCAGGACTTGCTAAAAAGCCCGTCCGATGAGCGGCAGTTTGCGTTCCATACAACCGCGCAGGTCGTTCGGATGAGTCTTGACGGAACGACGACCAATATTGGTCAGCCGGGAATCATTCGGTCGGCTGAGCCCTCGCCGGATGGTAAGTACGTTATGGTTGAGACTGTCCATACGCCGTTTTCGTATCTGGTGCCCGTTGGTCGGTTTCCGCTCAAAACAGAAATTTATGCTATGGCCGGTTCGCTGGTTAAGAGCCTGAATGATGGGCCTTTGCAGGAGAGCGTGCCCTACAGTCCCGATGGAGCACCCACTGGCCCACGCGATTTCAACTGGCGGGCTGACGCCCCGGCTTCTGTGTACTATACGGTGGCTCAGGATAAAGGCGACCCGAAAGTGAAAGCCGATATTCGGGATAAGGTGTTCATGATTGACGCGCCCTTCTCGGCTCAGCCGAAAGAAATTTATGCCGCTCAGTTCCGGTTCGAGAACTTTGATTGGGGCACTGAGTCGACAGCACTGGCCACAGAACGCTGGTGGCAGACGCGTAAGACCATCACAAAGACGGTTAATCCTGCCGATTGGCAAACGGCAGTCCTCTTCGACCGTTCATACGAAGACCGGTACAACAATCCCGGCCAGCCCGATATGAAGCACAATCAGTACGGTCGTGAGGTGTTGAACCTGTTGCCCAGTGGCGACATTCTGATGTTGAACGCCGTTGGTTCATCGCCCCAGGGTGACCGCCCCTTTGTGAGTCTGCTGAATCTGAAAACAAAACAGAGTCGCGAACTCTGGCGCTCGGCGGCTCCGTATTTCGAGCAGCCCATTGCCGTTCTGGATGCGGGTAGACAGGTAATCCTGACTACCCGCGAAACACCTGACGAAAATCCGAACTATTTTGTTCGCAACCTGAAAGCGAGGATTGCGCCCATTCAGGCTAGTTTCTTCCCCCATCCTTATCCGCAGTTGAAAGGGATTCAGAAACAGCAGCTTCGCTACAAGCGGGCCGACGGTGTTGAACTGACCGCCACACTCTATTTGCCCGTTGGCTACAAGAAAGAGCAGGGGCCGTTACCTACATTTTTATGGGCGTATCCTGCCGAATTTAAAAGTAAAGAAGCCGCCAGTCAGGTATCTGGATCACCCTACCAGTTCAATCGGATCAGCTATTGGGGCGGGGCGGCCTTCGTGACGATGGGCTATGCGATTCTGGACAATGCCAGCATTCCTATTGTGGGTGAAGGCGATAAAGAACCAAATGATACCTACGTGGAGCAGCTGGTGTCGAGTGCCAAAGCGGCCATTGATGAGGGCGTTCGGTTAGGCGTTGTTGATTCGAGTCGGGTGGGTGTGGGCGGTCACTCGTATGGGGCCTTCATGACAGCCAATCTGTTGTCCAATAGCAAGCTTTTCAAAGCGGGCATTGCCCGCAGTGGGGCTTATAACCGCACGCTGACGCCGTTCGGGTTTCAGAATGAACAACGCAGTTACTGGCAGGCACCGGATGTCTACAATAAAATGTCGCCGTTTATGAACGCCGACAAAATGAAGACGCCCTTATTGTTGGTTCACGGCGAAGCCGACAACAACACCGGGACTTTTCCTATTCAGTCTGAGCGCTACTACAATGCCCTCAAAGGCTTCGGGGCCACTACAAGACTGGTCTTTTTGCCCTACGAAAGCCACGGCTATACGGCTAAAGAGTCTCTACTACACATGTTGTGGGAGATGAACGGCTGGATGGATAAATACGTCAAAAACCCGGCACCCGCTGCTCAGACCAACAAGGCTGGTAAAGTGGGAGGAGGGAATAATGAGAAGTAG
- a CDS encoding DUF433 domain-containing protein, giving the protein MIDVKWQDYITADPAIMVGKPIIKGTRITVELIVEKLGFVETVEEILDDYPHLTREQIYACLRFAAYTVHSKRSRKLVA; this is encoded by the coding sequence ATGATTGATGTAAAATGGCAGGACTATATTACTGCTGATCCGGCCATCATGGTCGGAAAACCCATCATTAAAGGTACCCGGATTACTGTTGAACTGATTGTTGAGAAGTTAGGGTTTGTTGAAACTGTCGAGGAAATTCTCGATGATTATCCACACTTGACTCGTGAGCAGATTTATGCCTGTTTGCGGTTTGCTGCTTATACGGTGCACAGCAAACGCAGCCGCAAACTGGTCGCATGA
- a CDS encoding DUF5615 family PIN-like protein, which yields MIELLADENVEAGVIRLLRSEGYSVVSIQETKSGVADETVLETAVLSATVLLTGDSDFGKLHFQKGHVHSGILFYRLPRTTTEEKARIILKTVQEFGEN from the coding sequence ATGATTGAATTACTGGCTGATGAAAATGTGGAAGCAGGAGTGATTCGCCTGCTACGTTCTGAAGGATACAGTGTCGTTTCCATTCAGGAAACAAAAAGTGGTGTGGCTGATGAAACAGTGTTGGAAACAGCTGTTTTGTCAGCCACTGTTTTGTTGACGGGTGACAGCGATTTTGGGAAGTTGCATTTTCAAAAAGGTCATGTTCATTCGGGCATTTTATTTTATAGACTACCTCGAACGACTACCGAAGAAAAAGCTCGGATTATTTTAAAAACAGTACAGGAGTTCGGTGAAAACTGA
- a CDS encoding peroxiredoxin yields the protein MKNHIISVGSDFPEFKKLAVVSLDKGNEFYEVSSDDYKNSGKWLVMFWWPKDFTFVCPTEIAEFNSKFEDFQDRDTMVIGASTDSEFVHLAWRKNHDDLRGLKFPMLADTSKSLAEELGILEANERVAYRVTYIVDPQGIVRWVAVNDLSVGRNVNEVIRVLDALQTDELCPCNWVKGEETLSA from the coding sequence ATGAAAAACCATATTATTTCCGTTGGTTCAGATTTTCCTGAGTTCAAAAAACTGGCTGTTGTTTCGCTCGATAAAGGCAATGAGTTTTACGAAGTTTCGTCGGATGATTACAAAAATTCCGGCAAATGGTTGGTTATGTTCTGGTGGCCTAAAGACTTTACGTTTGTTTGCCCGACTGAAATCGCTGAATTCAACAGCAAATTCGAAGATTTTCAGGATCGTGATACGATGGTTATCGGTGCTTCGACCGACAGTGAGTTCGTTCACCTGGCATGGCGCAAAAACCACGACGATCTGCGTGGATTGAAATTCCCAATGCTGGCCGATACATCGAAATCACTGGCCGAAGAATTAGGCATTCTGGAGGCAAATGAACGAGTTGCTTACCGTGTAACCTACATCGTTGACCCACAAGGTATTGTTCGTTGGGTAGCTGTCAACGACCTATCGGTTGGCCGGAACGTGAACGAAGTAATCCGCGTATTAGACGCCCTGCAAACCGATGAGCTTTGCCCTTGCAACTGGGTTAAAGGCGAAGAAACACTATCGGCTTAA
- a CDS encoding nicotinate phosphoribosyltransferase yields the protein MTNKLYDTSLSLLTDLYQVTMAYGYWKTKTAEKEAVFNLYFRKNPFNGGFTIACGLANVIGYIDNFGFSKKDLRYLKTLVGNDGKPLFEEAFIDYLANLKLTCDIEAIPEGTVVFPNEPLVRVRGPILQCQLLETPLLNLINFESLIATKAARLRLVVENDTLLEFGLRRAQGVDGGMTASRAAYIGGCDATSNVLAGKLYDIPVGGTHAHSWVMSFTDEQQAFDAYADVLPNNVTLLVDTYDSLQGVRHAIETGHRLKQRGYKLAGIRLDSGDLAYLSIEARKLLDAAGFEDTAIVASNDLDETIISSLRQQGAKINVWGVGTKLVTAFDQPALGGVYKLAALRRERSSQPDEDGALAWEYKMKLSEQAIKISTPGIQQVRRFSDERGFIADMIYDSERMDGSISKAITMIDPLDFTKRRRFDANQDFDDLLIPVFRLGKRVYEIPDIHSVRAKVQTQLAKLHPGVKRFVNPHTYPVGLEKGLHELKTKLILSLREGQTQV from the coding sequence ATGACAAATAAGCTCTACGATACATCCCTGAGTTTGCTGACGGACCTGTATCAGGTAACGATGGCCTATGGTTACTGGAAAACAAAAACAGCCGAGAAAGAGGCTGTCTTTAACCTCTATTTTCGAAAAAATCCCTTTAATGGAGGGTTTACTATTGCCTGTGGTTTGGCAAATGTCATTGGCTACATTGATAACTTCGGGTTTTCGAAAAAGGATTTGAGGTACCTGAAAACGCTGGTTGGGAACGATGGAAAACCCTTGTTTGAAGAGGCTTTTATCGACTACCTCGCTAATCTGAAACTTACATGCGACATAGAAGCCATACCAGAGGGAACGGTCGTATTCCCGAATGAGCCACTGGTGCGGGTACGCGGCCCGATTTTACAATGTCAGCTACTCGAAACGCCCTTACTGAATCTCATTAATTTCGAATCACTCATCGCTACAAAAGCAGCCCGGCTTCGGCTTGTGGTCGAAAATGACACCTTGCTGGAGTTCGGTTTGCGTCGGGCACAGGGAGTTGATGGGGGGATGACAGCAAGCCGAGCTGCTTATATTGGTGGGTGTGATGCTACATCGAATGTGCTGGCCGGTAAGCTGTACGATATTCCGGTGGGGGGGACGCACGCGCACAGTTGGGTAATGTCGTTTACCGATGAGCAACAGGCGTTTGATGCCTATGCCGATGTACTACCCAACAATGTGACCCTGCTGGTTGATACGTATGATAGTTTACAGGGTGTTCGGCACGCCATCGAGACCGGGCACAGGCTGAAACAGCGTGGGTATAAACTGGCCGGTATTCGGCTCGACTCAGGCGATTTGGCCTATCTGAGTATCGAAGCCCGGAAGTTGCTCGATGCGGCCGGTTTTGAGGATACGGCCATCGTGGCCAGTAATGACCTCGACGAAACGATTATTAGCAGTTTACGGCAGCAGGGGGCAAAAATTAACGTTTGGGGCGTCGGTACAAAACTAGTTACGGCCTTTGACCAGCCGGCTCTGGGGGGCGTATATAAGTTAGCCGCATTACGACGGGAACGGTCCAGCCAGCCGGATGAGGACGGCGCATTGGCCTGGGAGTACAAAATGAAGCTCTCGGAGCAGGCTATTAAAATTTCAACGCCAGGCATTCAGCAGGTGCGCCGATTCAGCGACGAGCGAGGCTTTATTGCCGATATGATCTATGATTCGGAACGTATGGATGGCTCAATAAGCAAAGCCATCACGATGATTGACCCGCTGGATTTTACGAAACGCCGACGTTTCGACGCCAATCAGGATTTTGATGATCTATTGATTCCTGTATTTCGCCTGGGGAAACGGGTTTATGAAATACCGGACATTCACAGTGTGCGGGCCAAAGTACAAACCCAACTGGCTAAGCTGCATCCGGGTGTAAAACGCTTTGTCAATCCGCACACATACCCCGTCGGGTTGGAGAAAGGATTACATGAGTTGAAGACGAAGTTAATTTTATCACTTCGGGAGGGTCAGACGCAAGTATAA
- a CDS encoding OmpA family protein, translating into MKWINYVLLVGYLFLSSLTTSVLWAQPQHKVAPTEGTASMEGRVVDAQTKQPLAGAIVIAKNQEGAVRTQQSTVADGAYQLILDPKQTYIITTKADGYITLDEQWVFTSSKADRVIRKPTLLFRFNAQQAKAASSPTAKAPPVPTPPVSTQAASQPPVASQPIAGNAPTADNQRVAPPKTLDAKVVYTPPLIVAAVGKTTQLRALQFVQSKTELLPDAQPALEQLLQFMQGQPTVEIELSGHTDNQGDFDENLKLSKQRVDVVKDYLVKSGIAANRITTRGYGPTRPIASNNSETTRQQNRRVEMIVVKQ; encoded by the coding sequence ATGAAGTGGATAAATTATGTATTGCTCGTTGGGTACCTGTTTTTAAGTAGCCTGACAACGTCAGTTTTATGGGCTCAGCCCCAGCACAAAGTAGCCCCGACTGAGGGGACGGCCTCAATGGAAGGAAGGGTAGTAGATGCACAAACCAAGCAACCCCTTGCCGGAGCGATTGTGATCGCTAAAAACCAGGAAGGCGCCGTTCGGACGCAACAGTCGACCGTTGCTGATGGCGCCTACCAACTTATCCTGGACCCCAAGCAAACCTATATCATTACGACTAAAGCCGACGGGTACATTACGCTTGATGAACAATGGGTTTTCACCTCCTCAAAAGCCGACCGAGTTATTCGCAAGCCAACGCTTCTCTTTCGGTTTAATGCACAACAGGCCAAGGCGGCAAGTTCACCGACTGCTAAAGCTCCACCTGTTCCAACTCCGCCGGTTTCTACACAGGCAGCCAGCCAGCCACCTGTAGCTAGCCAACCGATCGCTGGCAATGCGCCAACCGCCGATAATCAGCGGGTAGCTCCACCAAAAACGCTTGATGCAAAGGTTGTTTATACGCCACCGCTCATAGTGGCAGCGGTTGGTAAAACGACGCAGTTACGCGCCCTTCAATTTGTACAAAGCAAGACCGAACTGCTGCCCGATGCCCAACCGGCGCTGGAACAGCTTCTGCAATTCATGCAGGGCCAACCCACCGTTGAAATCGAGCTATCCGGCCACACCGATAATCAGGGCGATTTTGACGAAAATCTGAAACTGTCAAAGCAGCGGGTGGATGTTGTGAAAGACTATTTAGTAAAAAGTGGAATAGCTGCCAATCGAATTACCACACGCGGCTACGGCCCTACGCGTCCCATTGCCAGCAATAACTCGGAAACAACGCGGCAACAGAATCGCCGGGTAGAGATGATTGTCGTGAAGCAGTAG